The following coding sequences lie in one Mycoplasma crocodyli MP145 genomic window:
- a CDS encoding ECF transporter S component, with amino-acid sequence MKRKPPALPNTSSWSIFSKWTIRKIVFVAILIAIAVVFTIIGNQLLPIVSIPTIKISFIGLPVKITGFIFGPIIGFFVGFLSDILSMLFVPPSAYNPLYTLATAMNGLVSGIVGWFFLKFLKFYFGGEYRINAFEAKIFNLSIKYKKALDKNDLVKAEKYADLIIVTNNKKNNFIETGSYHLLLNINLTSAAILIISLIIFLVILVGFVVDQKYINSSIIKNRWGLMAFMISGFLTMLVFVFVARFKLSPSRYLILVPIIIFSALLEMINVPLLSVADTYALGTGNTEHIFVWIFTHVATSPVKIWFNMLIIYYSYSIIASLIYKNENLSY; translated from the coding sequence ATGAAAAGAAAACCTCCTGCATTACCAAACACTAGTTCATGAAGTATTTTCTCAAAATGAACAATTAGAAAAATTGTATTTGTTGCTATTCTAATTGCGATAGCAGTAGTTTTTACCATTATTGGAAATCAACTTTTACCTATTGTATCAATTCCAACAATAAAAATCAGTTTTATAGGTTTGCCTGTAAAAATAACCGGATTTATTTTTGGGCCAATAATAGGATTCTTTGTGGGTTTTTTAAGTGATATATTATCTATGTTATTTGTACCACCTTCTGCTTATAATCCGCTTTATACTCTTGCAACTGCTATGAATGGATTGGTATCAGGTATAGTAGGTTGATTTTTCTTAAAATTCCTAAAATTTTATTTTGGTGGAGAGTACAGAATTAACGCTTTTGAGGCAAAGATTTTTAATTTATCTATAAAATATAAAAAAGCTTTAGATAAAAATGATCTTGTAAAAGCTGAAAAATATGCTGATTTAATTATTGTTACTAACAATAAGAAGAATAACTTTATTGAAACTGGTTCATATCATTTATTATTAAACATTAACTTAACATCAGCAGCTATATTAATTATTTCTTTAATAATATTCTTGGTAATACTTGTCGGTTTTGTTGTTGATCAAAAATATATCAATAGCAGTATTATTAAAAATCGTTGAGGTCTTATGGCTTTTATGATCTCCGGTTTCTTAACTATGTTAGTCTTTGTTTTTGTTGCTAGATTTAAATTAAGTCCAAGTAGATATTTAATTCTTGTTCCTATTATTATTTTCTCAGCCCTTTTAGAAATGATTAATGTTCCTCTTTTATCTGTTGCAGATACTTATGCATTAGGTACCGGAAACACGGAGCATATATTTGTTTGAATATTTACGCATGTGGCAACCAGCCCTGTTAAAATTTGATTTAATATGTTGATAATTTACTATTCATATAGCATAATTGCTTCATTAATTTATAAAAATGAAAACCTTTCATACTAA
- a CDS encoding 23S rRNA (pseudouridine(1915)-N(3))-methyltransferase RlmH, translating into MKINLICVGSLEKKFGDIYKTYIDKLPSYVSFNAIELKERKDENINLKKQKETEMILEKIPKNSTVYLFSLQGKNYDSIEFSGLLNEDNITFIIGGSDGVIEEEFNSTKKIKVSNMTFPHQLFRVIFSEQIYRAFSILSNKKYHK; encoded by the coding sequence ATGAAAATTAATTTAATTTGTGTAGGTTCACTTGAAAAAAAGTTCGGTGATATTTATAAAACATACATAGATAAACTTCCTTCTTATGTATCATTTAATGCTATTGAATTAAAGGAACGTAAAGATGAAAATATAAATTTAAAAAAGCAAAAAGAGACTGAAATGATTTTGGAAAAAATACCAAAAAATTCAACAGTTTATCTTTTTTCACTTCAAGGAAAAAATTACGACAGTATTGAATTTTCTGGTTTATTAAATGAGGACAATATCACTTTTATTATTGGTGGAAGCGATGGTGTGATTGAAGAAGAATTTAATTCAACTAAAAAAATAAAAGTTAGCAACATGACATTTCCACACCAACTTTTTAGAGTGATATTTTCTGAGCAAATTTATCGTGCTTTTAGTATCTTATCAAATAAGAAATATCACAAGTAA